The following is a genomic window from Streptomyces lincolnensis.
ATCGACTTCCCGGCGAACGTCCCGGACACGTTCGAGTTCTGGATGCGGTGCGTGACCGAGGCGCTGGAGGACCGCAAGGCCCGCCCCGGCGTCATCGCCCAGCTCCGCACCGGCGTGATCAACCTGCTCACGCTGCCGTCGTACGGCAACTACCGGCACACGTACGACGAGATGCTCGCCGCGCACGACGAGCTGACGGCCGCGGTGGGCGACCGGCTGACCGTCCTGCACCTGGGCGGGTCCCTGGAGGACGAGGTCACCGCCCTGTATCTGGCCCTGGCAGGCAGCACCACCCCGCTCGGCGACGAGCATCTGGCCGACCTCGGGGTGCTCGCCGAGCACTGCGTGGACGGCCCGCAGCCGGAGACGTTCCCGGTGCGGGAGAACCGTGCCGTCGTCAACGCGGCCCGGCTGAAGACGGGTTCGGGACTGCTCCTGGACACCGTCACCGATGCGCTGCGGCTGGCCTGCGCGCTGTCGGGCGGGGACGTGTCCCTCCAGGAGCCGACCCGGTTCCGTGCGCTGTCGCGGCCGGTCCGCCGGGCCCTGCTCGCGGGGCTGGACTCGGTCGTCGCGGCGGCCCCGGCCAAGGTGGCCGACGTCCTCACGCACCGGGAGGCATTCAAGCGGCTCGGCGAGCGTCTGCACCCGCACGAGTACCCGCAGTGGCCGCACGCGGCCGAGGTGTTCGCCGTCGCCCGGGGCGAGAAGAGGGCGTACACCTTCGACGGCCGCGTCGAGGCGCTGCTCGGCGCGGATGACGTCACCGGGGCCGTGGAGCTGCTCACATCCGCGCCCGGCAGGCTGTTCCGCGCGCTGGACCGGCTGCTGCGCACCGCCGCCACGCAGGAGGAGCGGGACGTCGTGGTCGCCGCCGTCGAGCGGGTCGCCCCGGAGGTCTCCGGGCGGGTCGTGCTGTCGGTGCGCGAGTATCTGCACAACCGGGCCGCGGAGGCGGGCCGCAAGCGGGTGTTCATCAACCGTGCCGGCCGCGCGCATGTCGCCGATGACACGCGGGCGGCCGTACCGGAGGCGGATCGCAGGCGTCTGATCACCGCGCTCGACGCGGAGATCGGCCGCCGGCTCCCGTCCCCGGAGCGGCTGGTGGTCGACCCCGACATCCTCGCCGTGGCGCTCCCGCTCAGCGGGCGGGCGGCCTCGGCCGGGCTCGGGGTGCTGCCCCGCGGTTCCGTCTCGCCGGTCGACGGGGAGCTGCTGCGGTTCTTCGTGTACTGGAAGCAGGCGCAGCGGGTCACCGACTACGACCTGTCGGCGCTGCTGCTGGACGCGGCGTACGAGACGGTGACGTGGCTGTCGTACACCAGTCTCCGCGAGGTGGAGGGCGAGCACTCCGGTGACATCACCAACGCCCCCGACGGCGCCTCGGAGTTCATCGACCTGCGGCTCGGGGCGGTGCGGGGCACGTACATCGTGCCGCAGGTCAACATCTACTCCGGGGAGAAGTTCGAGGAGGCCGAGGAGTCGTTCTTCGGGTTCATGCTGCGTGCGGCCGAGCAGAAGGGACGGCCCTTCGAGGCGCGTACCGTGCGCATGAAGTCGGAGCTGCGGGGTCCTGGCCGGGTGGCGCTGCCGCTGGCGTTCCGGCGTGCGCAGGACGGGAGTTGGCACGCCAAGTGGCTGCACCTCTACCTGAAGGGGCATCCGGCGTACAACCGCGTGGAGGGCAACCAGGTGTCGGTGGCGACGCTGCTGCGCGGCATCGTCGAGCGCGAGCAGCTGACGGTCGGCTATCTGACCGGGCTGATGGCGAACGGCGGTACGGATGTGGTGTCTTGGGATGCCGCGTCGGTGCCGGACGGGCCGGTGACCTACATCGGACTGGAGCGTCCCGAGGGTCTGCACCCGGACTCGGTGGTCATCACCCCTGAAAATCTGCGCGACTTGATCCCCGAGTAACTGTTAGCGTTTGCCGTGGCGAGGCCATGAAGGGGCTTCCTTCTCACCGGTTTTCAACCGGGCCTCTTAAGCTCCAGCCCTTTCGCTTTCCTCGCCCTCGGTATCGCACCGGGCGGCGCCCGCGGGTCACCGCGGGCGCCGCCCATGGTGGGGCCATGAGGGAGCTTCCTTCTCATCGACTGCCTTTCGGGGCTTGAATTCAGCCCCTCGCTCTCCCCGCCCGCGATGTCGGGCACCCAGGCGGTCCCGGATCGGTGCGCTCACCGTTCCAGGGCCGCCTTCGCCGTGCTGAGCGCCTGCCGCGCGTACCCCCGTCCGAAGAGCACCGCGTGCACCAGGAGGGGGAAGAGCTGGTGCAGTCCGACGCGGTCCGCCCAGCCGTCGGCGAGGGGTGCGGCCCGGTGGTAGCCCTCCCGTACCTGGTCGAGGTGGGGGCAGCCGAAGAGGTGGAGCATCGCAAGGTCGGTCTCGCGGTGGCCGCCGTGGGCGGCGGGGTCGATCAGCCACACCTGGTCCGGTCCCCACAGGACGTTGCCGTTCCACAGGTCCCCGTGCAGCCGGGCCGGCGGTTCGGCCGGTCCCGCCAGGTCCGGCAGCCGCTCGCAGACCCGCTCGAACAGGGCGGCCTCGGTGGAGCGGAGGGTGCCCGCGTCGGCCGCGAGGCGTACATAGGGCAGCACCCGGTGCTCGGCGTACCACAGGGGCCAGTCGGTGCCCGGTACGTTCCGCATGGGGGCGCGTCCGATGTACGCGTCCTGCGGGCCGCCGGGCGGCGGGGCGCCGAACGCGGGCGCGCCGGCGGCGTGCAGGGCGGCGAGGTCCCGGCCGAACCGGAGTGCCGCCTCGGCGCCCGGCCGCCCTGGTGGAACCCGGTCGATGACCAGCCGGTGGGGGTCGTCGCCGTGGACGGTGGGGACGGCGACCGCTCCGGCGGCGGTCAGCCAGCGCAGTCCCGCCGTCTCGGCGCGTGCCGCGCCGGGTCCGTCGCCCC
Proteins encoded in this region:
- a CDS encoding TerD family protein — encoded protein: MVHRLESLVLRHALRLPLPAAPAGEGDTAARQFDAALMSVGFKLSADALKRLSGLSEGTVVDTAVRTLATVREMVGDHVRHNVYFIDFPANVPDTFEFWMRCVTEALEDRKARPGVIAQLRTGVINLLTLPSYGNYRHTYDEMLAAHDELTAAVGDRLTVLHLGGSLEDEVTALYLALAGSTTPLGDEHLADLGVLAEHCVDGPQPETFPVRENRAVVNAARLKTGSGLLLDTVTDALRLACALSGGDVSLQEPTRFRALSRPVRRALLAGLDSVVAAAPAKVADVLTHREAFKRLGERLHPHEYPQWPHAAEVFAVARGEKRAYTFDGRVEALLGADDVTGAVELLTSAPGRLFRALDRLLRTAATQEERDVVVAAVERVAPEVSGRVVLSVREYLHNRAAEAGRKRVFINRAGRAHVADDTRAAVPEADRRRLITALDAEIGRRLPSPERLVVDPDILAVALPLSGRAASAGLGVLPRGSVSPVDGELLRFFVYWKQAQRVTDYDLSALLLDAAYETVTWLSYTSLREVEGEHSGDITNAPDGASEFIDLRLGAVRGTYIVPQVNIYSGEKFEEAEESFFGFMLRAAEQKGRPFEARTVRMKSELRGPGRVALPLAFRRAQDGSWHAKWLHLYLKGHPAYNRVEGNQVSVATLLRGIVEREQLTVGYLTGLMANGGTDVVSWDAASVPDGPVTYIGLERPEGLHPDSVVITPENLRDLIPE
- a CDS encoding fructosamine kinase family protein encodes the protein MTDHRGEGEDPGAVAARLTGRAVRAVRPLSGALTEVTLDDGHTVVVKRGDGPGAARAETAGLRWLTAAGAVAVPTVHGDDPHRLVIDRVPPGRPGAEAALRFGRDLAALHAAGAPAFGAPPPGGPQDAYIGRAPMRNVPGTDWPLWYAEHRVLPYVRLAADAGTLRSTEAALFERVCERLPDLAGPAEPPARLHGDLWNGNVLWGPDQVWLIDPAAHGGHRETDLAMLHLFGCPHLDQVREGYHRAAPLADGWADRVGLHQLFPLLVHAVLFGRGYARQALSTAKAALER